CAGCAAGATACCCTCAGGCAAAATCAATCGGTGTTTCAACATTTCAAGATCTCCTCGACAGGATGGGGTCACCTGCATTATGCCAGGCGTGCCCGACCGGAAATAGTCATTCGTTGGAAGCAATGCCCACGCGTCGGCCCCCTTGGGAGAAGGTGACCTCGCGTTCTAGGGATGGACTCAAGCGAAGGGGCGTCTCGGTTCGATATCAGACCGAGGAGGCGCAGCCTGTAAAAATGACACCACCCGAAAATACGGCACAATCCGACTACCAACGGCGACTGCTGAGCGTGCCAACGCCGGTAATCGTCACCTTGGCCGAGCGCAAACAAACGCTCGGCAGCCTGCTAGCCCTCAGCCCGGGCTCGATCCTGCCCTTAGAAACGGATTGTGATCAACCGCTGCAGCTGTCGGTCGGCGGACGGTCGATGGGCACGGTCGACGTGGTCAAGGTCGGCGACAAGTTCGGCGTCCGGATTCGCCAATGGCCAGCGTCGAAAACGGGCTAGCCCCACTTGCCCAGACGGAGCTGAGACCGCATTCTGTGCCGCAGCGATCGATCCCTCGATCGAGTTATCTGCGATTTTCCTCTACTCTCAGCTACCATCATGACCCACGACGTCTACGCCGTCGGCAACGCCCTCGTCGACATCCAAGCCCAAGTGAACGACGACTTGCTCGAGCGTCTCGCCTTCGATAAGGGCATCATGACGCTGGTCGACGACGAGCGGCAAGCGGGTGTGCTGGCTAATTTTGACCTGCCATCGCTGCATCGCTGCGCAGGTGGCTCAGCTGCTAATACCGTCGCTGCCGTCGCGGATTTCGGTGGTCAGGCCGCCTTCGTGGGCAAGATCGGTGCTGATGAAACCGGAGAATTCTTCTTGAAAGATCTGCGAGCCCTGGGGGTAACAATCGACGTAGCACCGCTCCCGGGCTCGCCCACGGGCACGTGCGCGATTTTGATCACGGACGATGCCGAGCGGACGATGCTGACCAACCTCGGTGCGTCGTCGCAGTTATCAGCCGACGACATCGACGAAGCCGCGATTGCAGCGGCGCAGTATATCTACATCGAAGGCTACCTGTTCACCGGCGAGACAACCAAAGCAGCGGCTTACCGGGCCATGGAATTGGCAAAGAAAAATAATGTCAAAGTCGCCTTCACAGCGTCGGACCCGTTTCTGGTGAACATGATTCGCGACGAGATCTGGGATCTGATTCGGGGGCCCGTGGACCTGTTTTTCTGCAACGAGGAGGAGGCGATGAGCCTCACAGGTTTGACCGATCCCGTTGCCTGTGCGAATAAAATTCACGAATCCGCCGAAAACGTCGCCATGACGCTCGGCGCCAAAGGATCACTGTTGATGCATGGTGGCGAAGCGATTCCCATCGAAGGCGTCAACATCAAGGCAATTGATACGACCGGGGCGGGCGACGTGTACGCCGGAGGTGTTTTATATGGCATCACCAATGGACTATCATGGAAGCAGTCTGGGCACCTCGCTTCGCATGCCGCCGCTCGGATTGTCGGTCAGCTCGGTGCCCGGCTGGCAACCCCGTTCACGAACGACGAAGTCCGTGAGCTGACCAACGTATGATCCATGGTTCCAAACATTCTGATCACCGATGATGACGCCGGCTTTCGCCGGACCCTGTGCGACGCCTTGTCTGACCGAGGTCTGACCTTGCATCAGGCCGGCGACGGTGAGGAGGCTCTCGCGGTCATCAATCAAAAATCAATTCATCTTGTTTTGGTGGACGTTCATATGCCTCGCGTGACAGGAATCGACGTCATCCGCGAGCTCGCTGGCCGCCCGCTGCGAATTCCCGCCATCTTGATGAGCGCGATGATGGATGAGGAGATCGAGCGGGAAGCGGCGCGAATGCGAGCCTACCGAATTCTGCACAAACCGATCCGTTTGACGGATCTGCGCAACATCGTCTGTGGCTCGTTGGCCGAGACGTATGGGTGGCGTCCCTCTTGAATTTCCCACTGCTGCTACGATTTCTGGGAACGATCTGCTTGCTCATTGGCGCGTCGATGAGTTTCAGCTTTCCCTTTGCGTTCCCCATGATGGCCGAGCGCACGCACCTGCCCCCGGCCACCGCCTTCGAACAGCGGGCAACCTACGGACTCCTCGCCAGCATGGCGGTGTGCTTCAGTGTCGGGTTTCTGTTCCGCTTTCTCGGACGCAGCCACCGCCAGGGCAGCCACTTGTTTCGAAAAGAGGCGATGGCAATTGTCGGTTTGTCGTGGGTTTGCGCCACGATCCTAGGCGCCCTGCCGTACTACTTCAGTGGCACCCAAACGGCCGCTGGGATGCCGATCACCTTCATCGAGTCCATGTTCGAGTCCCAGTCAGGATTCAGCACCACGGGCGCGACCGTGCTGACGGACCTCGACACCCCCGGCTTGGTTCCCCACTGCATTTTGTTTTGGCGATCTTGGACGCACTTTCTTGGCGGACTGGGTATCGTCGTGCTGTTCGTCGCGATCCTG
This genomic window from Allorhodopirellula heiligendammensis contains:
- a CDS encoding FliM/FliN family flagellar motor C-terminal domain-containing protein; protein product: MTPPENTAQSDYQRRLLSVPTPVIVTLAERKQTLGSLLALSPGSILPLETDCDQPLQLSVGGRSMGTVDVVKVGDKFGVRIRQWPASKTG
- a CDS encoding adenosine kinase, producing MTHDVYAVGNALVDIQAQVNDDLLERLAFDKGIMTLVDDERQAGVLANFDLPSLHRCAGGSAANTVAAVADFGGQAAFVGKIGADETGEFFLKDLRALGVTIDVAPLPGSPTGTCAILITDDAERTMLTNLGASSQLSADDIDEAAIAAAQYIYIEGYLFTGETTKAAAYRAMELAKKNNVKVAFTASDPFLVNMIRDEIWDLIRGPVDLFFCNEEEAMSLTGLTDPVACANKIHESAENVAMTLGAKGSLLMHGGEAIPIEGVNIKAIDTTGAGDVYAGGVLYGITNGLSWKQSGHLASHAAARIVGQLGARLATPFTNDEVRELTNV
- a CDS encoding response regulator; this translates as MVPNILITDDDAGFRRTLCDALSDRGLTLHQAGDGEEALAVINQKSIHLVLVDVHMPRVTGIDVIRELAGRPLRIPAILMSAMMDEEIEREAARMRAYRILHKPIRLTDLRNIVCGSLAETYGWRPS